The following proteins are encoded in a genomic region of Methanoculleus bourgensis MS2:
- the brxL gene encoding protease Lon-related BREX system protein BrxL, giving the protein MAELDALDQLVADVFDGYVVRKDLAQKFKGNYPVPTYVAEFLIGKYCATTDEEEIREGLEIVQRQLSERIVRAGEQELYKAQAKVHGSVKVIDLITARLDAKSDSFLATVPSLLLNDVHISSELVYEHERMLTGGFYAEIELAYGDPESNRPFSVMRLRPIQLSKRNVLNDVTRGRESMSDQEWKDILIRSVGIEPSSLSSRAQDVLFLRMVPFVEKGYNMIELGPRGTGKSYLYQQVSPYSHLVSGGKATVAKMFVNNATGQRGLVCQYDIVCFDEVSGINFDQKDGVNIMKGYMESGEFSRGRESIRAEGGIVMLGNFDVDVEHQQRVGHLFGPLPKEIRDDTAFMDRIHSYVPGWDYPKIHPDMMTEHFGLVSDFLSECWRQLRSENRLHLINDRVFFGDALSGRDRRAVNKTVNGLLKLIYPSPDMEISDETLEWAVRIALECRRRVKEQQKRIGSAEFRNTMFSYRLGLDGIEQYVSTPELHSENEIGQDPLPPGQVWAVGPGDENEGSGLYKIEVTVTPGSSIRLINVKAPSGLREGLRAAEQVLYTQAKSLIGDRDPKGSEFSVQVRALTAVKGASSLGMSILLALCSAALGRSLKGGVVVAGGISVGGTVEPVYSALDMAELAAENGASAILLPVSSRRQLNEMSDDLASRLMVIYYKDPRDALFKVLGE; this is encoded by the coding sequence ATGGCAGAATTAGACGCCCTCGACCAGTTAGTTGCCGACGTCTTTGACGGCTACGTTGTCAGAAAAGACCTCGCGCAGAAGTTCAAAGGAAACTACCCGGTCCCCACCTACGTTGCGGAGTTCCTCATCGGAAAATACTGTGCCACAACCGATGAAGAGGAGATCAGAGAGGGGCTCGAGATTGTCCAGCGTCAGCTCAGCGAACGCATCGTCCGTGCAGGGGAGCAGGAACTCTACAAAGCGCAGGCAAAGGTCCACGGCAGCGTCAAAGTCATTGACCTTATCACCGCCCGGCTCGATGCCAAGTCAGATTCGTTCCTTGCCACGGTCCCCTCTCTCCTCCTGAACGATGTCCACATCTCATCAGAACTCGTCTACGAACATGAGCGGATGCTGACCGGCGGATTTTATGCAGAGATCGAACTCGCATACGGCGATCCTGAGAGCAACCGCCCGTTCTCGGTTATGCGCCTGCGCCCCATCCAGCTCTCAAAGAGGAACGTCCTCAATGATGTCACCCGAGGGCGGGAGAGCATGTCAGACCAGGAATGGAAGGATATCCTCATCCGGAGTGTCGGGATAGAACCCTCCTCGTTATCATCGAGAGCACAGGATGTCCTCTTCCTCCGCATGGTCCCGTTTGTCGAGAAGGGCTACAACATGATCGAGCTTGGCCCCCGGGGAACCGGGAAGAGTTACCTCTACCAGCAGGTCAGCCCATACTCCCACCTCGTCTCCGGCGGAAAGGCAACGGTCGCCAAGATGTTCGTGAACAATGCAACCGGGCAGCGCGGCCTCGTATGCCAGTACGACATCGTCTGTTTCGACGAAGTATCAGGGATCAACTTTGACCAGAAAGACGGCGTCAACATCATGAAGGGCTACATGGAGAGCGGGGAGTTCTCCCGGGGCAGGGAAAGCATCAGGGCCGAGGGTGGCATTGTCATGCTCGGCAACTTCGACGTTGACGTCGAGCACCAGCAGCGGGTGGGCCACCTCTTCGGCCCGCTGCCAAAAGAGATCCGCGACGATACAGCGTTCATGGACCGGATTCACAGTTATGTCCCGGGGTGGGATTACCCGAAGATTCACCCGGATATGATGACAGAACATTTCGGTCTTGTCAGCGATTTCCTGAGTGAATGCTGGAGACAGCTTCGAAGCGAGAACCGGCTCCACCTCATCAATGACCGTGTCTTCTTCGGGGACGCATTGAGCGGCCGTGACCGCCGGGCCGTGAATAAGACCGTAAACGGGCTCCTGAAACTCATCTACCCCTCACCAGATATGGAGATATCTGATGAGACCCTTGAGTGGGCGGTGCGCATAGCCCTCGAGTGTCGCCGCAGGGTCAAAGAGCAACAGAAACGGATCGGGTCTGCCGAGTTCCGCAACACCATGTTCAGTTACAGGCTCGGTCTGGACGGTATTGAACAGTATGTTTCAACCCCGGAGTTACACAGCGAAAACGAGATCGGGCAGGACCCGCTGCCCCCAGGTCAGGTCTGGGCAGTCGGTCCGGGTGACGAGAACGAAGGAAGCGGCCTCTATAAGATTGAGGTCACGGTTACTCCAGGTTCATCCATCCGCCTGATCAATGTAAAAGCACCCTCCGGACTTCGCGAGGGGCTCCGCGCTGCAGAACAGGTTCTCTACACACAGGCTAAGTCGCTTATAGGCGACCGGGATCCGAAGGGGAGCGAATTCTCCGTTCAGGTCCGTGCGCTCACCGCGGTAAAGGGGGCGTCGTCGCTAGGAATGTCAATTCTTCTTGCACTCTGCTCCGCGGCGTTGGGCAGAAGTCTCAAAGGCGGGGTGGTCGTAGCAGGGGGTATTAGTGTGGGCGGGACGGTCGAACCGGTCTATAGTGCACTGGATATGGCGGAGTTAGCCGCGGAAAACGGGGCATCAGCAATCCTGCTACCAGTATCCAGCCGGAGGCAACTCAACGAGATGTCAGATGACCTGGCGTCCCGGCTGATGGTCATCTACTATAAGGATCCACGGGACGCCCTGTTCAAGGTTCTTGGTGAGTGA
- a CDS encoding nucleotidyltransferase family protein: MHAIIRKKIPEIARIAERRRVRRLGVFGSATSGRFDPVTSDIDFVVEFEPMAPAEHAEAYFGLAEDLARLFCREIDLVERSAIRNPFLRESMEETCKDVYVIA; encoded by the coding sequence ATGCACGCAATCATCCGCAAGAAGATCCCTGAGATCGCCCGTATTGCTGAACGCCGCCGTGTAAGGAGGCTTGGGGTATTCGGCTCGGCAACGAGCGGCCGGTTCGACCCGGTAACGAGCGACATCGATTTTGTCGTCGAGTTCGAACCGATGGCCCCGGCCGAGCATGCAGAGGCATACTTCGGTCTCGCCGAAGACCTGGCCCGGCTCTTTTGCCGCGAGATCGATCTCGTTGAACGATCGGCGATCAGAAACCCGTTCCTTCGCGAGTCCATGGAAGAGACCTGCAAGGATGTGTATGTCATCGCGTGA
- a CDS encoding EVE domain-containing protein yields the protein MTHWIASSNRDNQKILDAKHIWGVPKRNKNLMHRVKPGDTILVYVRQEKEGDTILPSAITGAYEVVSEPYEDHARLFTTPPHMGDEVFPFRMKVKSVAVFAEPLEFKPLIPDLAFITNKKMWSGHLRQAMREIPAEDYHLILQRAGEEA from the coding sequence ATGACCCACTGGATCGCCTCCTCGAACCGCGACAACCAAAAGATCCTCGATGCGAAGCACATCTGGGGAGTTCCAAAGCGGAACAAAAACCTCATGCACCGGGTGAAGCCCGGGGACACCATCCTCGTGTACGTCCGGCAGGAGAAAGAGGGCGACACAATCCTCCCCTCAGCGATAACCGGAGCCTACGAAGTCGTCTCCGAACCCTACGAAGACCACGCCCGCCTCTTTACCACCCCGCCGCATATGGGCGACGAGGTCTTCCCCTTCCGCATGAAGGTCAAATCAGTAGCGGTCTTTGCCGAACCGCTGGAGTTCAAGCCCCTGATCCCGGATCTTGCATTCATCACGAACAAGAAGATGTGGAGCGGCCACCTCCGGCAGGCCATGCGCGAGATCCCGGCGGAGGACTACCACCTCATCCTCCAGCGGGCCGGAGAGGAGGCATAA
- the pglZ gene encoding BREX-1 system phosphatase PglZ type B: MKTLLDAIDDAIRAAIKNYDRGDAVPPAALLWPDPTGEWQPVATLLREERGLPIITLGDYAPDRRQGPAIYIRCLVEDTLPGTGLPDNETPVIYLPGHSRIELRNIGDCPEPLRPLAELQYRGAIWSHRNGRDWTVAGFLQAHLGIDTASDQETKESLRNTVGKLCSEPVRSIQTHQPLNAAYFATLIHPDYRKQILLWMNAPKEEKERIGAEEWPLFRYMCKTDYGFDPHTDGVATAAERLASQDQRWAQVWERYREYPQAYPNIPTLLRNARMPPLPMFKDSWPQINDAMEEALRQALLGLQSASHGEARQEIVRLEEEHGERRSWVWADLGESPLAFALQHLARLAELTGDFRFGGTITEQAERYAQEYWKADDAIVRALAQIERKEDRAAVTAAVRTLARAWLEALATAFQEEWLASPPEQEKETWKPPQGEVLLFVDGLRMDLGRRLQEQLARAGCTCSLTHRLAALPSITETAKPAVMPIAGELAAGKNLTPATRTGAGAQISALRTLLKEQNIQVLGDNDDGDPEGRAWTECGNIDREGHDKGSELPVILDGELTTIERRIIDLLDAGWQQVRVVTDHGWLLLPGGLVKTELPPSLVAMKKGRCAELLPDSSVSLPTVPWFWNRTIRVALAPGITCFEAGKEYDHGGLSPQEVVVPDIVVTRGSPGARNLVIQTPAWRGLRCYVTVKGAGGYTADIRLKPGDPKTSVTMDAKPIPPEGDVALVVPDDGLEGTDAMIVILDEHGNTTAQRQTTIGGE, encoded by the coding sequence ATGAAGACCTTGCTTGACGCGATCGACGACGCTATCAGGGCGGCAATCAAGAACTACGACCGCGGAGACGCCGTACCCCCGGCCGCGCTCCTCTGGCCCGACCCGACCGGAGAGTGGCAGCCGGTGGCAACCCTGCTGCGGGAGGAGCGGGGACTGCCGATCATAACACTCGGCGACTACGCCCCTGACCGCCGGCAGGGGCCGGCCATCTACATCCGCTGTCTCGTCGAAGACACCCTCCCCGGAACAGGGCTACCCGACAATGAAACGCCGGTCATCTACCTCCCCGGCCACTCCAGGATCGAACTCCGCAACATCGGGGACTGCCCCGAACCCCTCCGGCCTCTCGCCGAACTCCAGTACCGCGGCGCAATCTGGTCCCACCGGAACGGGCGGGATTGGACGGTGGCAGGATTTCTCCAGGCACACCTCGGTATCGATACCGCTTCTGACCAGGAGACGAAAGAATCCCTCAGAAACACGGTCGGCAAACTCTGCAGCGAACCTGTCAGGTCGATCCAGACGCACCAGCCCCTCAACGCCGCCTACTTCGCCACCCTCATCCACCCGGATTACCGGAAACAGATCCTCCTCTGGATGAACGCTCCAAAGGAAGAGAAAGAACGGATAGGTGCAGAAGAATGGCCGCTGTTCCGGTACATGTGCAAGACAGACTACGGGTTCGATCCCCATACCGACGGTGTCGCAACCGCCGCAGAACGGCTCGCCTCACAGGACCAGCGATGGGCGCAGGTCTGGGAGCGGTACAGGGAGTATCCCCAGGCGTACCCAAACATCCCCACACTGCTCCGGAACGCCCGCATGCCGCCGCTACCCATGTTCAAGGATTCGTGGCCCCAGATCAACGATGCCATGGAAGAAGCCCTCCGCCAGGCCCTCCTCGGCCTGCAGAGCGCTTCCCACGGCGAAGCCCGCCAGGAGATCGTGCGGCTTGAAGAGGAACATGGGGAACGCCGCTCGTGGGTCTGGGCCGACCTCGGTGAAAGCCCACTTGCCTTCGCCCTCCAGCACCTCGCCCGGCTCGCCGAGCTGACAGGCGACTTCAGGTTCGGCGGAACCATCACCGAGCAGGCGGAGCGCTACGCTCAGGAGTATTGGAAGGCTGACGACGCCATCGTCAGGGCACTGGCTCAGATCGAGAGAAAGGAGGATCGAGCGGCCGTCACCGCTGCAGTCCGTACTCTCGCGCGTGCGTGGCTTGAGGCGCTCGCCACGGCATTCCAGGAGGAATGGCTCGCATCTCCCCCCGAGCAGGAGAAAGAAACATGGAAACCACCTCAGGGTGAGGTCCTGCTCTTCGTCGACGGGCTCCGTATGGACCTCGGCCGCCGGTTGCAGGAGCAGCTTGCGAGAGCAGGCTGCACATGCTCCCTGACCCACCGGCTCGCTGCTCTCCCCTCCATCACCGAGACCGCAAAACCTGCCGTAATGCCCATCGCCGGGGAACTTGCTGCAGGGAAGAACCTCACCCCGGCAACCAGGACCGGAGCAGGCGCACAGATCTCCGCACTCAGGACGCTCCTGAAAGAGCAGAATATCCAGGTATTGGGAGATAACGATGATGGAGACCCGGAGGGCAGGGCATGGACAGAATGCGGGAACATCGACCGTGAAGGGCATGATAAAGGCAGTGAACTGCCAGTGATCCTGGACGGCGAACTCACAACGATCGAGCGGCGGATCATCGACCTCCTCGATGCCGGGTGGCAGCAGGTCCGCGTCGTCACCGACCATGGATGGCTCCTCCTGCCGGGCGGTCTGGTCAAGACCGAACTCCCTCCTTCGCTCGTCGCGATGAAGAAAGGCCGGTGTGCGGAGCTCCTGCCCGACAGCAGCGTCTCTCTCCCTACAGTACCGTGGTTCTGGAATAGAACCATCCGGGTTGCCCTCGCACCCGGCATCACCTGCTTTGAAGCAGGCAAAGAGTATGACCATGGGGGCTTAAGCCCCCAGGAGGTTGTCGTGCCCGATATCGTCGTTACCCGCGGATCGCCTGGAGCCCGGAACCTGGTTATCCAGACACCGGCCTGGAGAGGACTCCGCTGCTATGTCACAGTCAAGGGCGCCGGGGGATATACTGCTGATATCCGGCTAAAGCCCGGCGACCCGAAGACAAGTGTCACTATGGACGCAAAACCCATCCCCCCCGAAGGGGATGTCGCGCTTGTTGTCCCGGACGATGGCCTTGAAGGAACGGATGCGATGATCGTCATCCTGGATGAGCATGGAAACACCACGGCTCAGCGGCAGACGACCATAGGAGGCGAGTAG
- a CDS encoding DUF4062 domain-containing protein: protein MSHKGTVPVFSNRSAFENCITATENCDLFLGLITSHYGSGRDRTCWQSFRRISDRRCGVPSHTLFHSFRRLRISAFRSAFRPL, encoded by the coding sequence ATGTCTCACAAGGGGACTGTCCCGGTCTTTTCGAACCGCTCCGCTTTTGAGAACTGCATCACGGCGACAGAGAACTGCGACCTGTTTCTCGGGTTGATCACTTCCCACTATGGCAGCGGGAGAGACAGGACATGCTGGCAATCTTTCCGCCGGATATCGGATCGCCGGTGTGGGGTGCCGTCTCATACCCTGTTCCATTCGTTCCGCAGGCTTCGAATCTCAGCCTTCAGATCGGCTTTCAGGCCTCTGTAG
- a CDS encoding ATP-binding protein: MAIDYPDDYLAGLIRELCMLPRETEWVEFKQSCAAPQEIGEYISALANAAALCGKPSAYLVWGIEDSTHAIVGTTFSPHKTRMGNEELESWLLRLLSPRINFRFFEMAMDGRLVVLLEVERAFCHPVRFQSQEFIRVGSYKKKLKDFPEKERALWRIFDQMPFEEGVAAERVTNEDVLRLLDYPAYFDLMNIPLPESRDGILHALANDDLIRAADAGGWNITNLGALSFARRLSDFRTLRRKAMRIILYRGNSRIETIKEQMIDKGYASGFEALIDSINSLLPSNEVIQQALRKTVPMYPELAVRELVVNALIHQDLSLTGTGPMVEIFDDRMEVSNPGIPLVATERFLDSPPKSRNETLASLMRRMGICEERGSGIDKVVFQTEFYQLPAPFFEVTGEATRSILFAPRLLARMDKADRVRACYLHACLKYVNREYLTNSSLRERFGISTKNSATVSRFIKEAVEMGEIVPYDPDAAPKMMKYVPWWAAPDRRNT, encoded by the coding sequence ATGGCGATAGACTACCCCGATGATTACCTCGCAGGCCTTATCCGGGAGCTCTGCATGTTGCCGCGGGAAACCGAGTGGGTCGAGTTCAAGCAGAGTTGTGCTGCACCCCAGGAGATCGGTGAATATATCTCGGCGTTGGCCAATGCTGCTGCTCTGTGCGGTAAGCCTTCTGCGTACCTTGTCTGGGGCATTGAGGACAGCACGCATGCAATCGTCGGCACTACCTTCTCTCCTCACAAGACCAGAATGGGCAATGAAGAGTTGGAGAGCTGGCTGCTACGCTTATTATCGCCCAGGATCAATTTCCGCTTCTTTGAGATGGCTATGGATGGGCGGTTGGTAGTCCTGCTGGAGGTCGAGCGGGCCTTCTGCCACCCTGTGCGATTCCAGAGCCAGGAGTTCATCAGGGTAGGATCCTACAAAAAGAAACTCAAGGACTTCCCGGAAAAAGAACGGGCACTGTGGCGCATCTTCGACCAGATGCCCTTCGAGGAGGGTGTCGCAGCAGAGCGGGTTACAAATGAAGACGTCTTGAGGTTGCTTGACTATCCCGCCTACTTCGACCTGATGAACATCCCACTACCGGAAAGTCGTGATGGGATCCTGCACGCGCTGGCGAACGACGACCTCATCCGTGCAGCCGACGCTGGCGGCTGGAACATCACGAACCTTGGAGCGCTCTCGTTTGCCCGACGTCTGAGCGACTTTCGGACACTTCGCCGAAAGGCGATGCGGATCATCCTTTACCGTGGAAACAGCCGCATTGAAACGATAAAGGAACAGATGATCGACAAGGGCTATGCGAGCGGCTTTGAAGCATTGATTGACTCCATCAACAGTCTCTTACCTTCTAATGAGGTGATTCAGCAAGCCCTCCGCAAGACCGTTCCTATGTATCCGGAGCTCGCAGTGCGTGAACTGGTGGTGAACGCGTTGATCCATCAGGATTTATCCCTCACCGGTACCGGCCCGATGGTAGAGATATTCGATGATCGTATGGAAGTAAGCAATCCCGGAATACCACTCGTGGCAACCGAACGGTTTCTCGATTCACCCCCAAAGTCGCGGAACGAAACCCTGGCATCCTTGATGCGGCGCATGGGCATCTGTGAAGAACGTGGTAGCGGTATTGACAAGGTTGTATTCCAGACGGAGTTCTACCAACTCCCAGCTCCTTTCTTCGAAGTTACGGGAGAGGCCACCCGGTCAATCCTCTTTGCGCCCCGGCTGCTCGCCAGGATGGATAAGGCTGACCGTGTGCGGGCCTGTTACCTCCATGCCTGCCTGAAATATGTCAACCGTGAATATCTGACAAACAGTTCTCTGCGTGAGCGATTCGGTATCTCCACGAAGAATAGTGCAACAGTTTCACGGTTTATCAAAGAGGCGGTGGAGATGGGTGAGATTGTCCCCTACGATCCAGACGCTGCTCCAAAGATGATGAAGTATGTCCCGTGGTGGGCGGCACCAGACAGGAGAAATACTTGA
- a CDS encoding type II toxin-antitoxin system HicB family antitoxin, translated as MRTFAAVLYKEEDIYIAECPEVGTTSQGRTVDECDRP; from the coding sequence ATGAGGACGTTTGCGGCCGTGCTCTACAAGGAAGAAGATATCTACATTGCGGAATGCCCGGAGGTCGGCACCACGAGCCAGGGCAGGACGGTAGATGAGTGCGACCGGCCGTAG
- a CDS encoding HNH endonuclease: MAIYNHSEYKPVLTKRYGEISMKNPDIRQIEHTISSLLPNEEYRRVCLSLFVESLLKANTYGSDKWGAYCYSGGVRLLVGSLIVFTVHKEGLWLSLDKQLLNEMKDEQSLLEKSKAWRWERGKYSEYEPVPSRNGYYVPSGESLDIWPIIRDFHFEYIKKVANKYVWLRSDSQKKHSPELLAYISNELGQSIPGPSYSDTPETNVLKEIEEFKRTNKELPETERESIIQSRIGQGVFRSGLIGYWKRCAVTGCDSLDLLRASHIKPWRDSDNAERLDNYNGLLLVPNLDSAFDRGYISFDNDGKIIISDVLKDRDRNKLGIHSRMRLRTVEERHIRYLDYHRREILKK; this comes from the coding sequence ATGGCAATATATAACCATTCTGAATACAAGCCAGTATTAACCAAGCGTTATGGAGAAATTTCTATGAAGAATCCTGATATTCGTCAAATTGAGCATACTATATCATCACTTTTGCCCAATGAAGAATATAGAAGGGTTTGTTTGTCGTTATTTGTAGAATCGCTCCTTAAAGCTAATACCTATGGGAGCGACAAGTGGGGAGCATACTGCTATAGTGGAGGTGTCCGACTCTTAGTCGGCAGCCTGATTGTTTTTACCGTTCACAAAGAGGGATTATGGCTGTCTCTTGATAAACAACTCCTGAATGAGATGAAAGATGAGCAGAGCCTGTTAGAAAAAAGTAAAGCATGGCGGTGGGAGAGGGGCAAATATTCTGAGTATGAGCCAGTCCCATCAAGGAATGGCTATTATGTTCCCTCAGGGGAGAGTCTGGACATCTGGCCTATCATACGTGATTTTCATTTTGAGTACATAAAAAAAGTTGCAAACAAATACGTTTGGTTGAGGAGTGACAGCCAGAAGAAGCACAGTCCTGAATTATTAGCATATATCAGCAATGAACTTGGACAAAGCATTCCCGGCCCAAGTTACAGCGATACACCTGAAACTAATGTCTTGAAAGAGATTGAAGAATTTAAAAGAACCAATAAAGAGTTGCCTGAGACGGAACGTGAATCAATAATACAGAGCCGTATTGGTCAGGGAGTGTTTCGTTCCGGTTTGATAGGTTATTGGAAGAGATGTGCCGTTACAGGGTGCGATTCGCTCGATCTGTTAAGAGCATCGCATATCAAGCCCTGGAGAGATTCAGATAATGCAGAACGCCTGGACAACTACAATGGTCTGTTACTTGTCCCTAACTTAGACAGTGCTTTTGATAGAGGCTATATTAGTTTTGATAATGACGGGAAAATAATCATCAGTGATGTACTAAAAGACAGGGACAGAAATAAACTTGGGATTCATTCAAGAATGAGACTAAGAACGGTAGAAGAGCGCCATATCAGGTATCTGGATTATCATCGGCGTGAAATATTGAAAAAATGA
- a CDS encoding TIGR02391 family protein: MLHFIGSFLKPVRFAGQSDVFEAHRRDLNVILSFSGLEYGPDGNFRQRGVAKTLDEAERRVQTIQAKFRGRRIHPEVLKYCRAELLQDNYFHAVFEATKGLAQRIRNMSGVQADGAALVDKVFAINQPLLALNSLQTETEKSEHKGFAMLLKGCFGTARNPLAHEPKILWKGEDDAADYFSLLSLLHRKLDDCVPTGLGDAHGP; the protein is encoded by the coding sequence GTGCTCCACTTCATCGGATCCTTCTTGAAACCCGTTCGCTTCGCTGGGCAGAGCGATGTTTTCGAGGCGCATCGCCGGGATCTCAACGTCATCCTATCTTTTTCTGGCCTTGAATACGGCCCTGATGGAAATTTCCGGCAACGAGGGGTTGCAAAAACACTTGATGAAGCCGAAAGGCGCGTCCAGACAATTCAGGCTAAGTTCCGGGGCCGGCGCATACACCCCGAGGTTCTGAAATACTGCCGTGCCGAGCTCTTGCAGGACAACTACTTCCACGCGGTCTTCGAGGCGACCAAGGGCCTTGCACAGCGGATCCGCAACATGTCCGGGGTCCAGGCTGACGGAGCCGCACTTGTCGACAAAGTGTTTGCAATCAATCAACCACTCCTTGCTCTTAACTCGCTTCAGACTGAAACGGAGAAATCGGAGCACAAAGGCTTTGCCATGCTATTGAAGGGGTGCTTCGGAACCGCACGGAACCCTCTGGCTCACGAGCCGAAGATCCTATGGAAAGGTGAAGACGATGCAGCAGACTATTTTTCACTGCTCTCACTTCTACACCGGAAGCTGGATGATTGCGTGCCAACAGGGCTGGGGGACGCCCATGGTCCATGA
- a CDS encoding DUF5655 domain-containing protein: protein MGDIRIFRIDGTEARELKGSSVALEKSLQIYIEKNLEPLLGITFLESEYSTGKTHGGRIDTLGIDENGFPVIIEYKRAINENVINQGLYYLDWLLDHKAEFELMVLKKLGEDYGERLDWSNPRLLCIAGDFTKYDTHAVQQINRNIELIRYRKFDDDLLLLELVNATAAQSSTMLSSGSTGPSSARIAPTFSEDLARLDVELQNRFEVLKTYIEALGDDVQTKVLKNYVAFKRIKNFACVSIQRRGELAVRVKLDPDTIELEPGFTQDVRGKGYYGTGDLEILIRSDADIKRATPLILQSYESN from the coding sequence ATGGGTGACATCCGCATCTTCCGCATCGACGGCACGGAAGCCCGTGAACTCAAAGGATCTTCAGTCGCACTCGAGAAGTCTCTCCAGATCTACATCGAGAAGAACCTGGAACCCCTGCTCGGGATCACGTTCCTTGAGAGCGAATACTCCACCGGGAAGACGCACGGCGGCCGCATCGATACCCTGGGCATCGACGAGAACGGTTTCCCCGTCATCATCGAGTACAAACGCGCCATCAATGAGAACGTCATCAACCAGGGGCTCTACTACCTGGACTGGCTCCTCGACCATAAGGCTGAGTTTGAGTTGATGGTTCTCAAGAAACTGGGGGAAGACTACGGAGAGAGGCTGGACTGGAGCAACCCCCGGCTCCTCTGCATAGCCGGGGACTTTACAAAGTACGATACTCACGCGGTCCAGCAGATCAACCGCAACATCGAGCTTATCCGCTACCGGAAGTTCGACGACGACCTCCTGCTGTTAGAACTCGTGAACGCGACCGCTGCCCAGAGTTCCACTATGCTATCCAGCGGCAGCACCGGACCGAGTTCAGCCCGCATTGCACCAACATTCTCTGAAGACCTTGCACGCCTCGACGTGGAGCTCCAGAACCGCTTTGAGGTCTTGAAGACCTACATCGAGGCACTCGGTGACGACGTCCAGACAAAGGTGCTCAAGAACTATGTTGCGTTCAAGCGGATCAAGAACTTTGCCTGTGTCAGCATCCAGAGGAGAGGGGAGCTCGCCGTCCGGGTGAAACTCGATCCCGACACGATCGAATTAGAGCCGGGGTTCACCCAGGATGTCAGAGGGAAGGGGTATTACGGAACAGGAGACCTCGAGATACTGATCCGCTCCGATGCAGACATAAAGAGAGCAACCCCCCTGATCCTGCAGAGTTACGAGTCAAACTGA
- a CDS encoding DUF365 domain-containing protein, producing the protein MPEITGVTFPVPKSLMPRFFAEGKTVFIKPATVFKELRSGMKLVFYQSREETGYVGEATIRRIVINDNPLAFFETFGDAVFLTRDEVKAYVESQEQWQGIRVRKGEAKKRAWMALELEDIRRYDKPRKPERFVPVGGKYLRG; encoded by the coding sequence ATGCCCGAGATCACCGGCGTCACCTTCCCGGTCCCCAAATCCCTCATGCCCCGGTTCTTTGCCGAAGGAAAAACCGTCTTCATCAAGCCCGCCACCGTCTTCAAAGAACTCCGGAGCGGCATGAAACTCGTCTTCTACCAGTCCCGGGAGGAGACCGGCTACGTCGGGGAGGCGACGATCAGGCGGATCGTTATCAACGATAACCCCCTCGCGTTCTTCGAGACCTTTGGGGATGCGGTCTTCCTCACCCGGGATGAGGTCAAAGCCTACGTGGAGAGCCAGGAACAGTGGCAGGGGATCCGGGTCAGGAAGGGCGAGGCGAAGAAGCGGGCGTGGATGGCGCTCGAACTTGAGGATATCCGCCGCTACGACAAACCCCGGAAACCCGAGCGGTTCGTCCCGGTCGGGGGGAAGTATCTCCGGGGGTAA
- a CDS encoding EVE domain-containing protein, whose translation MASSNRDNAKILDAKHIWGVPKRNRNLMQRVKPGDTILVYVRQEKEDDTILPSAITGAYEVVSEPYEDHARLFTTPPHMGDEVFPFRMKVKPVAVFPEPLEFKPLIPDLTFITNKKMWSGHLRQAMREIPEEDYRLILRRAGEEATDA comes from the coding sequence ATCGCCTCTTCCAACCGGGACAACGCTAAGATCCTCGATGCGAAGCACATCTGGGGAGTTCCAAAGCGGAACAGAAACCTCATGCAGCGGGTGAAGCCCGGCGACACCATCCTCGTGTACGTCCGGCAGGAGAAAGAGGACGACACAATCCTCCCCTCAGCGATAACCGGAGCCTACGAAGTCGTCTCCGAACCCTACGAAGACCACGCCCGCCTCTTTACCACCCCACCGCATATGGGCGACGAGGTCTTCCCCTTCCGCATGAAGGTCAAACCGGTTGCGGTCTTCCCCGAACCCCTTGAGTTCAAGCCCCTGATCCCCGACCTCACATTCATCACGAACAAAAAGATGTGGTCCGGCCACCTCCGGCAGGCCATGCGCGAGATCCCCGAGGAGGACTACCGCCTCATCCTCAGGCGGGCCGGAGAGGAAGCAACCGATGCCTGA